From the Hymenobacter yonginensis genome, one window contains:
- a CDS encoding cytochrome-c peroxidase, with translation MTTRLRFCLPLFGLLLLAAACGKDPDDPAPPSPPSAPATPYTLVLPSQLPQSVTLPADNPLTVEGIELGRKLFYETRLSSTNTMSCGSCHQQSKAFTDGRTRAIGVDGIPHPRNTMSLVNLLWEPNLNWDGSATTLEAQARTPIENPVELHQSLAVGVSKLQQTSLYPPLFAQAFGSATITEANVLKALAQFERTLISSNSRYEKSLLGQAVLSVDERAGRVLFFNHPGEGGIATARGGSCDHCHNGNNFLFTASRLGTTQYFNNGLDLTFTDQGRFNVTGQNADRGRFRVPTLRNIALTAPYMHDGRFRTLEEVVDHYNEHILTNSPNVDPILLLSNTNGGTKLDLTATEKRQLVAFLKTLTDSTFIQNPRFSNPF, from the coding sequence ATGACTACCCGCCTGCGCTTCTGTTTGCCGCTGTTCGGTTTGTTGCTGTTGGCTGCAGCCTGCGGTAAAGACCCGGACGATCCGGCGCCGCCCAGTCCGCCGTCGGCCCCGGCTACGCCCTACACGCTGGTGCTGCCCTCGCAGCTGCCTCAAAGCGTGACGCTGCCCGCCGACAACCCCCTCACCGTGGAAGGCATTGAGTTGGGCCGTAAGCTGTTCTACGAAACCCGGCTTTCCAGCACCAACACCATGTCGTGCGGAAGCTGCCACCAGCAAAGCAAGGCCTTCACCGATGGGCGCACCCGTGCCATTGGCGTCGACGGCATTCCGCACCCACGCAACACCATGTCGCTGGTGAACCTGCTCTGGGAGCCCAACCTGAACTGGGACGGCTCGGCCACTACCCTCGAAGCCCAGGCCCGCACGCCCATCGAAAACCCGGTGGAGCTGCACCAGTCGCTGGCCGTGGGCGTGAGCAAGCTGCAGCAAACCAGCCTCTACCCGCCCCTGTTTGCGCAGGCGTTCGGCTCGGCTACCATCACCGAAGCCAACGTGCTCAAGGCGCTGGCGCAGTTCGAGCGCACCCTGATTTCGTCGAATTCGCGCTACGAAAAGTCGCTCTTGGGGCAGGCCGTGCTGAGTGTTGATGAGCGGGCCGGCCGCGTGCTGTTCTTCAATCACCCGGGCGAAGGCGGCATTGCCACGGCCCGTGGCGGCTCCTGCGACCATTGCCACAACGGCAACAACTTCCTGTTCACGGCCAGCCGCCTTGGCACCACCCAGTACTTCAACAACGGCCTCGACCTGACCTTCACCGACCAGGGCCGCTTCAACGTGACCGGCCAGAACGCTGACCGGGGCCGCTTCCGTGTGCCCACCCTACGCAACATTGCCCTGACGGCACCTTACATGCACGACGGCCGGTTCCGGACGCTGGAAGAAGTAGTCGACCACTACAACGAGCACATCCTCACCAACAGCCCCAACGTCGACCCCATTCTGCTGCTGTCCAACACCAACGGCGGCACCAAACTCGACCTTACCGCCACCGAGAAGCGCCAGCTCGTAGCCTTTCTCAAAACGCTCACTGATTCTACGTTCATCCAGAATCCGCGCTTTTCCAATCCATTTTGA
- a CDS encoding chloride channel protein: MIIQPRALLREYSLLLLFSFRWVLLSAIVGGLAGTASAGFLVALDFVTNWRELHPWVIALLPVGGLLVGLLYHYWGKSVEGGNNLLLDEINQPAQLVPLRMVPLVLVGTLLTHLFGGSAGREGTAVQMGGALADQLSCWPRLIRRRERRFLLLAGLSAGFASVFGTPLAGAVFGLEVVVLGRLRYDALLPAFLAAAAADYVTRAWGVGHTAYPLLAVPALAPLPLLSAAAAGVAFGLAGRLFAGATHVVSDFYKRTIAWPPLRPVVGGAVVALLLWAAGTTRYSGLGVPTIVQAFQEPLPVYVFALKILFTALTLGAAFKGGEVTPLFFVGATLGNALALVLPLPMPLLAGLGFAAVFAGAANTPLACTLLAMELFGHECGLYAGLACVVSYLFSGHRGIYGAQVVGQAKHGLWQRQQGRRLRDLL, translated from the coding sequence ATGATTATCCAGCCCCGAGCGCTGTTGCGCGAATATAGTTTGCTGCTGCTGTTCAGTTTCCGCTGGGTGCTGCTGAGCGCCATCGTGGGGGGACTGGCCGGTACGGCGTCGGCAGGCTTTCTGGTGGCGCTCGACTTCGTGACCAACTGGCGCGAACTGCATCCGTGGGTTATTGCGCTGCTGCCGGTCGGCGGCCTGCTGGTGGGGCTGCTCTACCACTACTGGGGTAAAAGCGTGGAAGGCGGCAACAACCTGCTGCTCGATGAAATCAACCAGCCCGCCCAGCTCGTGCCGCTGCGCATGGTGCCGCTGGTGCTGGTGGGCACGCTGCTCACGCACCTGTTTGGCGGCTCGGCGGGCCGCGAGGGTACGGCCGTGCAAATGGGCGGCGCCCTCGCCGACCAGCTCAGCTGCTGGCCGCGCCTGATCCGGCGGCGGGAGCGGCGGTTTCTGCTGCTGGCCGGGCTGAGCGCCGGCTTCGCCTCGGTGTTCGGGACGCCGCTGGCCGGGGCGGTATTTGGGCTGGAAGTGGTGGTGCTGGGCCGCCTGCGTTACGATGCGCTGCTGCCCGCCTTCCTGGCCGCCGCCGCCGCCGACTACGTGACGCGGGCCTGGGGCGTGGGGCACACGGCGTATCCGCTGCTGGCAGTGCCTGCCTTGGCGCCGTTGCCGCTGCTGAGTGCGGCCGCCGCCGGGGTGGCGTTCGGGCTGGCCGGGCGTTTGTTTGCGGGCGCTACGCACGTCGTATCGGACTTCTACAAGCGCACGATTGCTTGGCCGCCGCTGCGGCCGGTGGTGGGCGGGGCCGTGGTGGCGCTGCTGCTGTGGGCGGCGGGCACCACGCGCTACAGCGGGCTGGGCGTGCCCACCATCGTGCAGGCGTTTCAGGAGCCGCTCCCGGTCTACGTTTTCGCCCTGAAAATCCTGTTTACCGCCCTCACGCTGGGGGCTGCGTTCAAAGGGGGCGAAGTGACGCCGCTGTTTTTCGTGGGTGCCACGCTGGGCAACGCCCTGGCGCTGGTGCTGCCGCTGCCCATGCCGCTGCTGGCTGGCCTGGGTTTCGCGGCGGTGTTTGCCGGAGCCGCTAATACGCCCCTGGCCTGCACGCTGCTGGCCATGGAGCTGTTCGGGCACGAGTGCGGCCTCTATGCCGGGCTGGCCTGCGTGGTGAGCTACCTGTTCTCGGGGCACCGCGGCATCTACGGCGCGCAGGTGGTCGGCCAGGCCAAGCACGGCCTCTGGCAGCGCCAGCAAGGCCGTCGCCTGCGGGATTTGCTGTAA
- a CDS encoding transporter family protein produces MKKILLLLVLLPARTMLACDICGCFMGITPYDNQSSFSLMHRYRIFNGYQALGQDPQFFPNGARPLLARPLNGADNDYTHSHKGDPTDFEAFRVVEMRGKYFLAKRLELNAFVPYVMNTSQINGRQLNLSGLGDVTVFAGYHLLRNIETAGVQSRLIVGGGLKLPTGSFRRSSPAGRRYPTLTQPGTGTTDGFVYANYIGSYRSFGLSLNSSYRRGVSNRFQESLAPGVAAFANLFYRVPLGENWQLYPSAQLFYEKTKGEMFEGRLTGEHAMHNALLGPGLDVYYKNLSLNASVQLPVYTAPTDHPTSAGRLVLAVGYSLKQTKYLLK; encoded by the coding sequence ATGAAAAAGATACTACTGCTGCTGGTGCTCCTGCCGGCTCGGACCATGCTGGCCTGCGACATCTGCGGCTGCTTTATGGGCATCACGCCCTACGACAACCAGAGCAGCTTCTCGCTGATGCACCGCTACCGCATCTTCAACGGCTACCAAGCCCTGGGCCAAGACCCGCAGTTCTTCCCAAACGGCGCCCGCCCCTTGCTGGCCCGCCCCCTCAACGGCGCCGACAACGACTACACTCACTCCCATAAAGGCGACCCCACAGATTTTGAGGCCTTTCGGGTGGTGGAGATGCGCGGCAAGTACTTCCTGGCCAAGCGCTTGGAGCTGAACGCCTTCGTGCCCTACGTGATGAACACGTCGCAGATCAACGGCCGGCAGCTTAACCTCAGCGGCCTCGGCGACGTGACGGTTTTCGCGGGCTACCACCTGCTGCGCAACATCGAAACGGCCGGCGTGCAGAGCCGCCTGATTGTGGGTGGCGGCCTGAAACTGCCCACCGGCAGCTTCCGCCGTAGCAGCCCCGCCGGCCGGCGCTACCCCACCCTCACGCAACCCGGCACCGGCACCACCGACGGATTCGTGTACGCCAACTATATCGGCAGCTACCGCAGCTTCGGCCTCAGCCTTAACTCCAGCTACCGCCGCGGAGTCAGCAACCGGTTTCAGGAAAGCCTGGCCCCCGGTGTAGCTGCTTTCGCCAACCTCTTCTACCGGGTACCGCTCGGCGAAAACTGGCAGCTATACCCGTCGGCGCAGCTGTTCTACGAGAAAACCAAGGGCGAAATGTTCGAGGGCCGCCTCACCGGCGAGCACGCCATGCACAACGCCCTGCTGGGCCCCGGCCTGGATGTGTACTACAAAAACCTGTCGCTGAATGCCAGCGTGCAGCTCCCCGTCTACACCGCCCCCACCGACCACCCCACCAGCGCCGGCCGCCTGGTGCTGGCCGTCGGCTACAGCCTCAAGCAAACCAAGTATCTGTTGAAGTGA
- a CDS encoding cytochrome c peroxidase: MKKPLQICYGLLVMLSASGCQPDADVAPIGEVPGTQVPGNFPVPVYGPEKNPPTRAAFELGRSLFYDPRLSRTGDVSCGSCHQQFVAFAHAGHTLSHGVDNRLGTRNAPALQNLRWKPNFFWDGGPSNIETLPLAPITNPVEMDETLENVLRKLNADASYRRRFAQVFGGSGAIDSYQFLRALAQFTAALTSANSRYDRHVRQEAGGTLSEQELGGLAVLRQKCGSCHAGELFTDESFRNNGLDSRFTADSGRAHITGRSIDVGRFKVPSLRNVLHTAPYMHDGRFATLSEVLDHYDHGMTESATLDAQLRRPGQAPGIPLTSAERTQLLAFLATLSDEEFLRNPQLSEQ; this comes from the coding sequence ATGAAGAAGCCGCTACAGATCTGCTACGGCCTACTGGTGATGCTGTCAGCCAGTGGCTGCCAGCCCGATGCCGATGTGGCCCCCATAGGCGAAGTGCCCGGCACCCAGGTGCCGGGCAACTTCCCCGTGCCGGTGTATGGGCCGGAGAAAAACCCGCCCACCCGCGCCGCTTTTGAGCTGGGCCGTAGCCTGTTCTACGACCCGCGCCTGTCGCGCACGGGCGACGTGTCGTGCGGCAGCTGCCACCAGCAGTTCGTGGCGTTTGCCCACGCCGGGCACACACTCAGCCACGGCGTAGACAATCGGCTGGGTACGCGCAACGCGCCGGCTCTGCAGAATCTGCGCTGGAAGCCCAATTTCTTCTGGGACGGCGGCCCGAGCAACATTGAAACCCTGCCGCTGGCCCCCATCACCAACCCCGTGGAGATGGACGAAACGCTGGAAAATGTGCTGCGCAAGCTGAACGCCGATGCCAGCTACCGGCGCCGGTTTGCGCAGGTGTTTGGCGGCAGCGGCGCCATTGATTCCTACCAGTTTCTGCGGGCGCTGGCGCAATTCACGGCGGCTCTCACTTCGGCTAACTCCCGCTACGACCGCCACGTGCGGCAGGAAGCTGGTGGTACCCTCAGTGAGCAGGAACTAGGCGGCCTGGCCGTACTGCGCCAGAAGTGCGGCAGCTGCCACGCCGGCGAGCTGTTCACCGACGAGTCGTTTCGCAACAACGGGCTCGACAGCCGCTTTACCGCCGATTCGGGGCGGGCGCACATCACCGGGCGCAGCATTGATGTGGGCCGGTTCAAGGTGCCGAGCCTGCGCAACGTGCTGCACACCGCGCCCTACATGCACGATGGCCGCTTTGCCACGCTCAGCGAGGTGCTCGACCACTACGACCACGGCATGACGGAATCGGCCACGCTGGACGCGCAGCTGCGACGGCCGGGCCAGGCGCCGGGAATTCCGCTCACCTCTGCGGAGCGCACCCAGCTGCTGGCGTTTCTGGCCACCCTTTCCGACGAAGAGTTTCTGCGTAATCCGCAGCTTTCCGAGCAGTAG
- a CDS encoding MbnP family protein, with product MKFLKYTTLCLSLFAATTSLSSCDKDDDVPSLGKMSLEFENVVGTSALQLNSATPYQTPAGDQFTVSTFRYYISNIKLKKADGTEFVQPESYYLIDEALPASKTFSIPNIPTGDYTGLTFTIGVDSARNVSGVQTGALAPGDMFWSWNSGYIYTKLEGRSPQASNGAIVFHIGGFKSPNNTIRTVSPTLNGATIQIRDGRTPEVHLKANVLKMFSGPNTIRFATLSNSMGGPGSVLVANNQAAGMFTVDHIHGN from the coding sequence ATGAAATTTCTGAAATACACCACGCTGTGCCTGTCCCTTTTTGCCGCCACTACCTCGCTTTCCTCCTGTGACAAGGACGACGACGTGCCGAGTCTGGGCAAGATGAGCCTGGAGTTTGAAAACGTAGTGGGCACGTCGGCCCTGCAGCTCAACAGCGCCACGCCCTACCAGACGCCCGCCGGTGACCAGTTCACGGTCAGCACCTTCCGCTACTACATTTCCAACATCAAGCTCAAGAAGGCCGACGGCACGGAATTCGTGCAGCCTGAGAGCTACTACCTCATTGATGAGGCGCTGCCGGCGTCCAAAACCTTCTCTATCCCCAACATCCCCACCGGCGACTATACCGGCCTCACGTTCACGATTGGGGTAGACAGCGCCCGCAACGTATCCGGCGTGCAGACTGGCGCGCTGGCTCCCGGCGACATGTTCTGGAGCTGGAACTCGGGCTACATCTACACCAAGCTGGAAGGCCGCTCGCCGCAGGCCAGCAACGGTGCCATCGTGTTTCACATTGGCGGCTTCAAAAGCCCTAACAACACCATCCGGACGGTTTCGCCTACGTTGAACGGGGCCACCATCCAGATCCGCGACGGGCGCACGCCGGAGGTACACCTCAAGGCCAACGTGCTGAAGATGTTCTCGGGCCCCAACACCATCCGGTTTGCCACGCTCAGCAACAGCATGGGAGGCCCCGGCTCGGTGCTGGTCGCCAATAACCAGGCGGCGGGCATGTTCACCGTCGACCATATCCACGGCAACTAG
- a CDS encoding NADPH-dependent FMN reductase produces the protein MITIIVGTNRPDSRARRIANLYAGLLSELHAEHQILDLVELPADVSVSALYHNTGRHDAFNRLAVQAEAADKLVFVVPEYNCSFPGVLKTFIDGLPYKGGIRGKKAALVGLGTGAQGGLLALSHLTDVLMYLNTTVVPARVRLPFIDQHLTDEGQLTNEFYTQLLREQVAQLVAS, from the coding sequence ATGATTACCATCATTGTCGGTACCAACCGCCCCGATTCCCGCGCCCGCCGCATTGCTAACCTCTACGCCGGTCTGCTGAGTGAGCTGCACGCTGAGCACCAGATTCTGGACCTGGTAGAGCTGCCCGCCGACGTCAGCGTGTCGGCGCTCTACCACAACACCGGCCGGCACGACGCCTTCAATCGCCTCGCCGTTCAGGCTGAGGCCGCGGATAAGCTGGTGTTTGTGGTGCCGGAGTACAACTGCTCGTTTCCAGGCGTGCTCAAGACGTTTATTGACGGCCTGCCCTACAAAGGCGGTATCCGGGGCAAGAAGGCCGCGCTGGTGGGCCTGGGCACCGGGGCGCAAGGCGGTCTGCTGGCTCTGAGCCACCTCACCGACGTGCTCATGTACCTCAACACTACCGTGGTGCCGGCCCGTGTGCGCCTGCCCTTCATCGACCAGCACCTCACCGACGAAGGTCAGCTCACCAATGAGTTCTACACGCAACTGTTGCGGGAGCAAGTGGCCCAGCTGGTCGCCAGCTAG
- a CDS encoding succinate dehydrogenase/fumarate reductase iron-sulfur subunit: MNLTLKVWRQKSRTAAGAIVDYQVKDISPEMSFLEMLDVLNEDLLRKGDEPVAFDHDCREGICGSCNLFINGRAHGPETGTTTCQLHMRKFSDGDTITIEPWRANAFPVNRDLSVDRSAFDRIIQAGGYVSVNTGGAPDGNEIPIPKEIADRAFEAATCIGCGACVASCKNASAMLFVSAKVSQLALLPQGHVERKTRVENMVAQMDKEGFGACTNIGSCAAECPVGISLENIAILNREFLAAKATSNNLA; the protein is encoded by the coding sequence ATGAACCTCACGCTGAAAGTGTGGCGGCAGAAAAGCCGTACCGCAGCCGGCGCGATTGTGGATTACCAGGTAAAAGACATTTCGCCCGAAATGTCTTTCCTGGAGATGCTGGACGTGCTCAACGAAGACCTGCTGCGCAAAGGTGACGAGCCGGTAGCCTTCGACCACGACTGCCGCGAAGGCATCTGTGGCTCGTGTAACCTGTTCATCAACGGCCGCGCCCACGGCCCCGAAACCGGCACCACCACCTGCCAGCTGCACATGCGCAAGTTCTCCGACGGTGACACCATCACCATCGAGCCCTGGCGCGCCAATGCCTTCCCCGTAAACCGCGACCTGAGCGTGGACCGCTCGGCCTTCGACCGGATCATTCAGGCGGGCGGCTACGTGAGCGTGAACACCGGCGGCGCCCCCGACGGCAACGAAATTCCGATTCCCAAGGAAATTGCTGACCGCGCTTTCGAAGCCGCTACCTGCATTGGCTGCGGCGCCTGCGTGGCCTCATGCAAGAATGCCTCGGCCATGCTGTTCGTTTCGGCGAAGGTGAGCCAGCTGGCGCTGCTGCCGCAGGGCCACGTAGAGCGCAAAACCCGCGTGGAAAACATGGTGGCGCAGATGGACAAGGAAGGTTTTGGTGCCTGCACCAACATCGGCTCGTGCGCGGCCGAGTGCCCGGTGGGCATTTCGCTGGAAAACATTGCCATCCTGAACCGCGAATTCCTGGCTGCTAAAGCAACTTCCAATAACCTCGCGTAA
- a CDS encoding fumarate reductase/succinate dehydrogenase flavoprotein subunit — MFPESKIPEGPLAEKWEKHKFNVKLVNPANKRKYDVIVVGTGLAGGAAAASLAELGYNVKAFTYHDSPRRAHSIAAQGGINAAKNYQNDGDSVFRLFYDTIKGGDYRAREANVYRLAQVSVNIIDQCVAQGVPFAREYGGLLANRSFGGAQVSRTFYARGQTGQQLLLGAYSALSRQIAYGKVKMYTRSEMLDVVVVDGQARGIITRNLITGEIEQHSAHAVVLATGGYGNVFYLSTNAMYCNATAAWRAHKRGAYFANPCFTQIHPTCIPVSGDYQSKLTLMSESLRNDGRVWVPKTVEMAERLRKGEIKASDIAEDDRDYFLERKYPAFGNLVPRDVASRNAKQMCDEGRGVGTTGLAVYLDFADIIKRTGAEAVSQKYGNLFAMYEKITDEDPYKQPMRIYPAVHYTMGGLWVDYNLQTTIPGLYATGECNFSDHGANRLGASALMQGLADGYFVIPYTIGDYLASTPPKPVTTEHPAFKQAEAEVRARVQKLMSINGTRTPDDFHKHLGHLMWEYCGMARNAEGLTYAKAEIQKLRKEFWSDLKLTGTETELNQALEKAGRVADFLELGELMMDDALNRNESCGGHFREEYATEEGEAKRDDDNYAYVAAWQYVGDNQPEILNKEELTFENVKLTQRSYK, encoded by the coding sequence ATGTTTCCGGAGTCCAAAATTCCCGAAGGTCCCTTAGCCGAGAAGTGGGAAAAGCATAAGTTCAACGTCAAGCTCGTCAACCCCGCCAACAAGCGCAAGTACGACGTAATCGTAGTGGGCACCGGCCTGGCTGGTGGCGCTGCCGCGGCTTCGCTGGCTGAGCTGGGCTACAACGTGAAGGCCTTCACCTACCACGACTCGCCCCGCCGCGCGCACTCCATTGCTGCGCAGGGTGGTATCAACGCTGCCAAAAACTACCAGAACGACGGCGACTCCGTGTTCCGCCTGTTCTACGATACCATCAAAGGCGGTGACTACCGTGCCCGCGAAGCCAACGTGTACCGGCTGGCGCAGGTGTCGGTGAACATCATCGACCAGTGCGTAGCCCAGGGCGTGCCCTTCGCCCGTGAGTACGGCGGGCTGCTGGCCAACCGCTCCTTTGGCGGTGCCCAGGTAAGCCGGACGTTCTACGCCCGCGGCCAGACCGGACAGCAGTTGCTGCTGGGTGCTTATTCTGCCCTCTCGCGCCAGATTGCCTATGGCAAGGTAAAGATGTACACCCGTTCCGAAATGCTGGATGTGGTAGTAGTTGATGGTCAGGCCCGCGGTATCATCACGCGCAACCTGATTACCGGCGAAATCGAGCAGCATTCGGCCCACGCCGTGGTGCTGGCTACGGGTGGCTACGGCAACGTGTTCTACCTGAGCACCAACGCCATGTACTGCAATGCCACGGCCGCGTGGCGCGCCCACAAGCGCGGTGCCTACTTCGCCAACCCCTGCTTCACCCAGATTCACCCGACCTGTATCCCGGTTTCCGGCGACTACCAATCGAAGCTGACGCTGATGTCGGAGTCGCTGCGTAACGACGGCCGCGTGTGGGTGCCCAAGACGGTGGAGATGGCTGAGCGCCTGCGCAAAGGCGAAATCAAAGCTTCTGACATTGCCGAAGACGACCGGGACTACTTCCTGGAGCGCAAATACCCCGCTTTCGGTAACCTCGTACCCCGTGACGTAGCCTCGCGCAACGCCAAGCAGATGTGCGACGAAGGCCGTGGCGTAGGTACAACCGGTCTAGCCGTGTACCTCGACTTTGCTGACATCATCAAGCGGACCGGTGCCGAAGCAGTGAGCCAGAAGTACGGCAACCTGTTTGCCATGTACGAGAAAATCACCGACGAGGACCCTTACAAGCAGCCGATGCGCATCTACCCGGCCGTACACTACACCATGGGCGGCCTGTGGGTGGACTACAACCTGCAAACCACCATCCCCGGCCTGTACGCCACGGGTGAGTGTAACTTCTCTGACCACGGCGCCAACCGCCTTGGGGCCTCGGCGCTGATGCAGGGCTTGGCTGATGGCTACTTCGTAATCCCGTACACCATTGGTGATTACCTGGCTTCCACGCCGCCCAAACCCGTTACGACCGAGCACCCTGCCTTCAAACAGGCCGAGGCTGAGGTTCGGGCCCGTGTGCAGAAGCTGATGAGCATCAACGGCACCCGCACGCCCGACGACTTCCACAAGCACCTGGGCCACCTGATGTGGGAGTACTGCGGCATGGCTCGCAATGCCGAGGGTCTCACCTACGCTAAAGCCGAGATTCAGAAGCTGCGCAAGGAGTTCTGGAGCGACCTGAAGCTGACCGGCACCGAAACCGAGCTCAACCAGGCCCTGGAGAAAGCCGGCCGCGTAGCCGACTTCCTGGAGCTGGGTGAGCTGATGATGGACGACGCCCTGAACCGCAACGAAAGCTGCGGCGGCCACTTCCGCGAGGAGTACGCTACCGAAGAAGGCGAAGCCAAGCGCGACGACGACAATTACGCCTATGTAGCCGCCTGGCAGTACGTCGGCGACAACCAGCCGGAAATCCTGAACAAGGAAGAACTGACGTTCGAAAACGTGAAGCTCACGCAGCGGAGCTACAAGTAG
- a CDS encoding succinate dehydrogenase cytochrome b subunit, with protein MSWISNTFSSSIGRKIVMAATGLFLCSFLVVHLAGNFQLFKNDGGLAFNAYSEFMSHNTIIRILEIGLVAGFGFHIYEGLTLALKNKAARGSNYVANRIEQNSPWHARSMAVLGSIVLFFLIVHLYNFFGTLRFGEPLKDSQGNENAYALVVDAFHNPLYVALYVLAQVALLYHLLHGFQSAFQTLGLTHRKYTPAIKLLGIVFSVVVCAGFAAMPIYFYFFN; from the coding sequence ATGAGTTGGATTAGTAACACGTTTTCCAGCAGCATCGGCCGCAAAATCGTTATGGCCGCCACCGGCCTGTTTTTGTGCTCTTTTCTGGTAGTACACTTAGCCGGCAACTTCCAATTATTCAAAAACGACGGTGGTCTGGCATTCAATGCCTACTCCGAGTTTATGAGCCACAACACCATCATCCGGATCCTGGAAATCGGGCTGGTGGCGGGCTTTGGCTTTCACATCTATGAAGGCCTGACGCTGGCCCTCAAAAACAAAGCCGCCCGCGGCAGCAACTACGTTGCCAACCGCATCGAGCAGAACAGCCCTTGGCATGCCCGCAGCATGGCCGTGCTGGGCAGCATCGTACTGTTCTTCCTGATTGTGCACCTCTACAACTTCTTTGGCACGCTGCGCTTCGGCGAGCCGCTGAAAGACTCACAGGGCAACGAAAACGCCTACGCGCTGGTGGTGGATGCCTTCCACAACCCGCTGTACGTGGCCCTGTACGTGCTGGCGCAGGTAGCCCTGCTCTACCACTTGTTGCACGGCTTCCAGAGCGCCTTCCAGACCCTGGGCCTCACCCACCGCAAATACACGCCCGCCATCAAGCTGCTGGGCATCGTCTTTTCTGTTGTCGTCTGCGCCGGTTTTGCCGCTATGCCGATTTACTTCTACTTTTTCAACTAA